A part of Chloroflexota bacterium genomic DNA contains:
- a CDS encoding DegV family protein, with amino-acid sequence MTIQIITDTTSDIPPEIAANLPITILPLHVRLNNIDYLDTIDLTRDQFYKALPNSSHNSSTAAPSPGKFIETYQHLMDNGAEAIFSIHISRTLSAILESAQIAAEQFKGIPVYPIDSGNLSMALGLIVVEAAKAAKEGKNIQAIQDILNAAIHRAYAYAKLDTIDYLLRGGRINSIQHSVISLLGIKPILKMHEYISKMEVARTRSKAFEKVLHRALEVRPRSEYFGITHANVPDQADELIQHLQEHYPDLPKPWVTEVNPALGFHVGPGALCINWIEKEGLDQEPKKGLYRWLH; translated from the coding sequence ATGACCATCCAAATTATTACAGACACAACCAGCGATATACCTCCTGAGATTGCAGCCAATCTGCCCATCACCATTCTTCCTCTTCATGTCCGGCTCAATAACATTGATTACCTGGATACGATTGACCTAACCCGCGATCAATTCTATAAGGCTCTGCCAAATTCCAGCCACAATTCAAGCACAGCTGCGCCATCTCCCGGTAAATTCATCGAAACGTATCAGCACCTGATGGACAATGGCGCAGAAGCCATTTTCTCAATTCATATTTCCAGAACACTAAGCGCTATTCTGGAATCAGCTCAAATCGCTGCTGAACAATTCAAAGGAATCCCGGTTTATCCCATTGATTCAGGGAACCTCTCCATGGCTTTAGGCCTAATCGTGGTAGAAGCCGCAAAAGCAGCCAAAGAAGGCAAAAACATTCAAGCCATCCAGGATATTCTCAATGCAGCCATCCATCGGGCATACGCTTATGCCAAACTGGATACCATTGACTATCTGTTACGAGGCGGCCGGATCAATTCCATCCAGCATAGTGTGATAAGCCTGCTGGGCATCAAACCCATCCTGAAAATGCACGAATATATCTCGAAAATGGAAGTTGCCCGAACGAGAAGTAAAGCATTTGAAAAAGTCCTCCATAGGGCCCTTGAAGTCAGACCACGGTCAGAATATTTTGGCATTACCCACGCCAATGTTCCGGACCAGGCGGATGAATTGATCCAACACCTGCAGGAACATTACCCTGACCTGCCAAAGCCCTGGGTCACAGAGGTTAATCCGGCATTGGGTTTCCATGTTGGCCCCGGTGCATTGTGCATCAACTGGATTGAAAAAGAGGGATTGGATCAAGAACCAAAGAAAGGGTTATATCGATGGCTACACTAG
- a CDS encoding DUF1232 domain-containing protein: protein MDKEITPLDKVKEGPSGFVKAISEPLSKHGWPAWLVYVLAVIGVVYLLNPTAGLLELIPDVIPGIGNLDESLAVMLIIAGIVEATEGKKYRAEKKNVAKSETPTEND from the coding sequence ATGGATAAAGAAATCACCCCCCTGGATAAAGTAAAAGAAGGCCCTTCAGGATTCGTCAAGGCGATCAGTGAACCCCTTTCCAAACATGGGTGGCCTGCCTGGTTGGTTTATGTTCTGGCTGTCATTGGTGTAGTCTACTTATTGAATCCCACTGCCGGCCTCTTGGAGTTGATCCCGGATGTCATCCCCGGTATAGGCAACCTGGATGAAAGCCTTGCAGTCATGCTGATCATCGCGGGCATTGTGGAAGCTACAGAAGGGAAGAAATACCGGGCTGAAAAGAAAAACGTTGCGAAATCTGAGACACCCACAGAGAATGACTAA
- a CDS encoding DUF3159 domain-containing protein has protein sequence MKFDLKEIGQELKSILTGKTLDALILPLVFALTNAAFGLTVGAITALGLSLVLGVLRIIKKQPWGYSLAGLVLVGIAVGLTLLTQDAINYFLPALVTSAFMILAALISLLIGKPLAAWVSHLSRGWPRDWFWRKDIHPAYREVTIAWLVFFLARFGLQLTLYLKDQLSALTWIETLLGWPVTLLVLVLSYIYGVWRLRRLGGPGVEEYIAGSTPPWKGQTRGF, from the coding sequence ATGAAATTTGATCTCAAAGAAATCGGCCAGGAACTAAAATCCATTCTGACCGGCAAGACTCTCGATGCTCTGATCCTGCCCCTCGTTTTTGCGCTCACTAATGCAGCTTTTGGGCTGACAGTCGGTGCCATCACAGCCCTGGGACTGAGCCTTGTTTTGGGCGTACTGCGGATAATCAAAAAACAACCCTGGGGATATTCCTTGGCCGGTTTGGTGTTGGTTGGCATTGCTGTCGGCCTAACCCTGCTCACCCAGGATGCGATTAATTACTTCCTCCCCGCACTGGTCACAAGTGCATTTATGATCCTGGCAGCCTTGATCAGTTTGCTGATCGGAAAACCCCTCGCAGCCTGGGTCAGCCACCTCAGTCGGGGCTGGCCACGAGATTGGTTCTGGCGAAAAGATATCCACCCGGCTTATCGTGAGGTCACCATCGCCTGGTTGGTTTTCTTCCTCGCTCGATTCGGTTTACAGTTAACCTTATACCTGAAAGACCAGCTTAGCGCGCTCACCTGGATCGAGACACTGCTCGGTTGGCCGGTCACACTTCTGGTACTCGTGTTGAGTTACATCTATGGGGTCTGGCGCCTGCGTCGTTTGGGTGGGCCTGGTGTAGAGGAATACATAGCGGGCTCAACTCCCCCCTGGAAAGGTCAGACACGGGGATTCTAA
- a CDS encoding VOC family protein produces MKAAAYLNFNLNAQDAINTYQSIFGAEVLLQYMFEDGMTNNPDLLGKVFHAELKIGDLNLYLADTGEKPDFTAIKFVIETSDEEEAHHIFNALAAQGQILSDFEKMSFGPTIAAVMDKFGIKWNIVIC; encoded by the coding sequence ATGAAAGCAGCAGCTTACCTGAACTTCAACTTAAATGCTCAGGATGCAATTAACACCTACCAATCCATCTTCGGCGCGGAAGTCCTCCTTCAATACATGTTTGAAGACGGGATGACCAATAATCCCGATTTACTTGGCAAGGTTTTCCATGCTGAACTGAAAATTGGTGACCTCAACCTATATCTGGCTGATACAGGCGAGAAACCGGATTTCACCGCGATCAAATTCGTGATTGAAACCAGTGACGAGGAAGAAGCGCATCACATCTTCAACGCCCTGGCAGCCCAAGGTCAAATCCTGAGTGATTTTGAGAAGATGTCCTTCGGACCAACCATTGCAGCCGTAATGGACAAATTCGGGATCAAATGGAATATTGTCATCTGTTGA
- a CDS encoding helix-turn-helix transcriptional regulator, translating into MIHNNIRELRFFADEMTQQALAQKVGVSRQTIIAIEANKYSPSLKLAFAIADAFEVDITRAFSYEAVEVENKKNKKK; encoded by the coding sequence ATTATCCACAACAACATCCGAGAGCTGCGCTTCTTCGCCGATGAGATGACCCAACAAGCCCTGGCCCAAAAAGTAGGCGTCTCACGCCAAACGATCATCGCCATTGAAGCGAACAAATACTCCCCCTCTCTCAAACTCGCCTTCGCCATTGCAGATGCCTTTGAGGTGGACATCACCAGAGCGTTCAGCTATGAAGCGGTCGAGGTTGAGAACAAGAAAAATAAAAAGAAATAA
- a CDS encoding PAS domain S-box protein, whose amino-acid sequence MKNKTWFENFPGAITVTDENAIIIAMNAKSAETFKGSGGRDLIGQSVVDCHPPKTQAKVRELYSDCEPNAYTIEKNGKKKLIYQAPYFEDGELKGVVELSLPLPNEVPHYKRD is encoded by the coding sequence ATGAAGAATAAAACCTGGTTTGAAAACTTCCCTGGCGCAATCACCGTCACCGATGAGAACGCGATCATCATTGCTATGAACGCTAAATCCGCTGAGACCTTCAAGGGATCTGGCGGCCGAGATCTGATCGGGCAAAGCGTGGTCGACTGCCATCCTCCGAAGACACAGGCCAAGGTTCGCGAACTTTATAGCGACTGTGAACCCAACGCCTATACCATTGAGAAAAATGGCAAAAAGAAACTGATCTATCAAGCGCCCTATTTTGAAGATGGCGAATTGAAAGGGGTTGTCGAATTGAGCCTGCCTTTGCCAAACGAAGTGCCGCATTATAAGAGGGATTAA
- a CDS encoding diguanylate cyclase, producing MNERVFLVVELILTAMVLFLLGVMSWSRRSTGKAAVFLAISLWSVGIYSFGYGMELNSSTQQAIFFWVRFEHWGIQLIAPTWLLFAMSVSGYEKKIKPSLMVLLAIIPLYLFITSQTLGGLNWAHWNPRVDFSGPFPMFVYDRNVWNYIAAGFYLICLAFSTVLFTISLFNSVATFRRNAAVYLLGSLPPLIGQLFHNFKLLPSNIDYTPFMLSISGLFFVYGFTKLRLLDIIPLARDTIFENMNTGVMILDREDRIVDYNPAMQIIVPELDKKVIGKTIYKTFPNDPSLLELVRGVKSGRIELKFDEGVATAYYRVSMASMQDKKGQLIGKIINFYEFTMEKDLLDELVNQAAHDGLTGIYNRQYFMKLAEKEILRHNRYGGDLSLIMMDLDHFKQINDTYGHAAGDLVLRTVTDIFSKMIRQSDIFARIGGEEFIMLLPETKLESAQILAERLRNTLDLTLIEYEGQQFYAHASFGVSGEGPDEQRSLDDLYRVADRALYRAKSMGGSSVCVNTHNPFLMAEAESH from the coding sequence ATGAACGAGAGAGTATTTTTAGTTGTTGAATTGATTCTTACGGCAATGGTTCTGTTTCTTTTAGGGGTAATGTCCTGGAGCCGGCGATCAACCGGAAAAGCGGCTGTGTTTTTAGCCATTAGTTTGTGGTCTGTGGGCATCTATAGTTTTGGCTATGGGATGGAGCTCAACTCATCCACACAGCAGGCCATTTTCTTTTGGGTTCGTTTTGAGCATTGGGGGATCCAACTGATTGCGCCAACCTGGCTGCTCTTTGCGATGAGCGTGTCGGGCTATGAAAAGAAAATCAAGCCATCGCTGATGGTACTTCTTGCAATTATCCCTTTGTATCTTTTTATTACCTCTCAAACGCTTGGTGGACTGAACTGGGCCCATTGGAACCCAAGAGTGGACTTTAGCGGTCCTTTCCCAATGTTTGTCTATGATCGGAATGTATGGAACTATATTGCAGCTGGGTTTTATCTCATATGCCTGGCGTTTAGCACCGTTCTGTTTACAATCTCCTTATTCAACTCTGTGGCGACCTTTAGGAGAAATGCGGCTGTCTATCTGCTTGGTTCATTGCCGCCGCTGATCGGACAGCTGTTCCATAATTTTAAGCTCTTACCATCAAATATTGACTATACGCCTTTTATGTTGTCCATCAGTGGTTTGTTCTTTGTCTATGGTTTCACCAAGCTGCGCCTTTTGGATATTATCCCCTTGGCGCGGGACACGATCTTTGAGAATATGAACACTGGGGTTATGATTTTGGATCGTGAAGATCGGATCGTGGATTACAACCCTGCCATGCAAATCATCGTGCCAGAGTTGGATAAAAAAGTCATTGGGAAGACTATTTATAAGACTTTTCCTAATGACCCTTCCTTGTTGGAGCTTGTGAGAGGGGTAAAATCAGGGCGGATTGAGTTGAAGTTTGATGAAGGTGTTGCCACGGCTTACTATCGGGTGAGCATGGCAAGCATGCAGGATAAAAAAGGCCAGCTAATTGGTAAAATCATCAATTTTTATGAGTTCACCATGGAAAAGGACCTTCTGGATGAATTGGTAAATCAGGCGGCTCATGATGGATTGACTGGGATTTACAATCGGCAATATTTTATGAAGCTGGCTGAAAAGGAGATCCTGCGACACAATCGCTATGGCGGTGACCTCTCATTGATAATGATGGACCTAGATCACTTTAAACAGATCAATGATACTTATGGACATGCAGCAGGTGACCTTGTGTTGCGGACAGTAACGGATATCTTCTCAAAGATGATCCGCCAATCAGATATCTTTGCCAGGATAGGTGGCGAGGAATTTATCATGCTGCTGCCGGAGACAAAGCTTGAATCGGCTCAGATTCTTGCGGAACGGTTGCGCAACACTCTGGATCTGACATTGATTGAATATGAGGGGCAGCAGTTTTATGCCCATGCCAGCTTTGGGGTTTCCGGCGAGGGACCAGATGAACAACGCAGCCTTGATGATCTTTACCGGGTTGCCGATCGAGCCCTTTACCGGGCGAAATCGATGGGTGGCTCATCCGTTTGCGTCAATACACATAACCCTTTTCTGATGGCTGAGGCCGAAAGTCACTAA
- a CDS encoding DUF4345 family protein, with the protein MNLQNILKIIAGLATIATGLISLINPRSVYGFTGLEAPGPRGITEIRAVLGAFFIALGVMALYYRLPQTYTMLGVTYLFVGLVRAISMFVDKSVVQSNWISLAVEIVLGIILVLPG; encoded by the coding sequence ATGAATCTACAAAATATCTTGAAGATCATTGCCGGCCTGGCAACCATCGCCACGGGCCTGATCTCTTTGATTAATCCTCGCTCAGTTTACGGTTTCACTGGCCTCGAAGCGCCTGGCCCACGCGGTATAACTGAAATCCGAGCGGTGCTGGGAGCTTTCTTTATCGCTTTGGGCGTGATGGCACTCTACTACCGACTACCGCAAACCTACACCATGCTGGGTGTGACCTATCTCTTTGTCGGCCTGGTTCGCGCGATATCAATGTTCGTGGATAAATCCGTTGTTCAATCCAATTGGATCAGCTTAGCCGTGGAGATCGTTTTGGGTATTATTCTAGTTTTGCCGGGATAA
- a CDS encoding DUF1475 family protein, producing the protein MKIAKLIAIIGIIAMTAVLVNGFVDGNFSQDGAELLANPWGIVSFVDLYVGFTLFSIWIAFREKNILAAIIWIVLMMGLGFFTGSLYLLIALIRSKGDWLSFFLGDRKDQILTKIGKE; encoded by the coding sequence TTGAAAATAGCGAAGCTTATCGCAATTATCGGTATTATTGCTATGACCGCGGTTTTGGTCAACGGTTTTGTAGATGGTAATTTCTCACAAGATGGTGCAGAACTTCTGGCTAATCCCTGGGGTATTGTCTCATTTGTGGATCTATACGTAGGCTTCACCTTGTTCTCGATTTGGATCGCATTTCGTGAGAAGAATATATTAGCTGCCATTATTTGGATCGTTTTGATGATGGGTCTGGGCTTCTTCACCGGCAGTTTATATCTGCTCATTGCATTGATTCGGTCCAAAGGTGACTGGTTGAGCTTTTTCCTCGGTGACCGAAAAGATCAAATCCTGACAAAAATTGGAAAGGAATAG
- a CDS encoding CBS domain-containing protein has protein sequence MFTTVRDLLRVKGDQVWTIAPETTVFSTIQILAEKDVGALLIMENGQIVGIISERDIVRQIASEEALYLNRQAVTLMTREVFTISPDAGIEECMQLMSDEHIRHLPVVEAGQLVGLVSIGDVVKAIISQHEYTIEQLSKYIDGAYNQ, from the coding sequence ATGTTCACGACAGTACGTGATTTGTTGAGAGTCAAGGGGGATCAGGTATGGACAATTGCACCTGAGACCACGGTCTTCAGCACCATCCAGATCCTGGCTGAAAAAGATGTCGGCGCATTGTTGATCATGGAGAATGGTCAGATCGTCGGGATTATTTCCGAGCGTGATATCGTCCGCCAGATTGCCTCGGAGGAGGCCTTATATCTGAACCGGCAGGCTGTCACCCTGATGACTCGGGAAGTTTTTACTATCAGCCCTGATGCAGGAATTGAGGAATGCATGCAGCTGATGAGCGATGAACATATCCGCCACCTGCCCGTTGTGGAAGCAGGCCAGCTTGTTGGGTTGGTGTCCATTGGCGACGTGGTCAAAGCGATCATCTCCCAACATGAATACACCATCGAGCAGCTCAGTAAATACATTGATGGGGCCTATAACCAATAG
- a CDS encoding DUF1295 domain-containing protein, giving the protein MTGLWIVGLMTTLWIISMLLKDSSIVDIFWGAGFVLSAWVAFFSTLESLGPRDWLVVSLVTIWGLRLSIHILIRNWGKGEDFRYVKMREENGPQWWWKSYFKVFLFQGLLMWIIAAPLTAVQNPNTSDALVIFDGIAIALWLFGFYFEAFGDAQLTRFKASPENKGKVLKTGVWRYSRHPNYFGDSAQWWAYYLLAVPAGGWWTIFSPIIMTLLLVRVSGVSLLEKTLTKTKPGYEDYVKRTSAFIPWFPKSKED; this is encoded by the coding sequence ATGACAGGGCTGTGGATTGTAGGCTTGATGACCACATTATGGATTATCAGCATGCTTCTCAAAGACAGCAGCATCGTCGATATCTTTTGGGGTGCAGGGTTTGTCCTTTCCGCTTGGGTTGCGTTCTTCTCCACCCTCGAAAGCCTGGGGCCCCGTGATTGGCTCGTTGTGAGTCTGGTGACCATCTGGGGGCTGCGGCTATCCATCCACATCCTGATCCGAAATTGGGGTAAAGGTGAAGATTTTCGCTACGTCAAAATGCGCGAAGAAAATGGGCCGCAGTGGTGGTGGAAAAGTTACTTCAAGGTCTTCCTATTCCAAGGCCTCCTGATGTGGATCATTGCTGCACCATTGACGGCCGTACAAAACCCCAACACTTCAGATGCCTTGGTCATATTTGATGGTATAGCCATAGCACTCTGGCTTTTCGGTTTCTATTTTGAGGCCTTTGGCGATGCCCAATTAACCCGTTTTAAAGCCAGTCCCGAAAATAAGGGCAAGGTTCTCAAAACCGGCGTCTGGCGTTACTCCCGCCACCCTAACTATTTCGGCGATTCGGCTCAATGGTGGGCCTACTATCTGCTCGCTGTGCCTGCTGGTGGCTGGTGGACAATCTTCAGCCCTATCATTATGACTCTTCTCCTGGTCCGCGTCTCTGGTGTTTCTCTGCTCGAAAAAACCCTCACAAAAACCAAACCAGGTTACGAAGACTATGTCAAAAGAACCAGTGCCTTCATCCCCTGGTTTCCAAAATCAAAGGAGGATTAA
- a CDS encoding cold-shock protein: MAERELGVVKWFNGEKGYGFIARDSGEKDVFVHFTAINAEGFRTLREGQRVEFEVVQGQKGPQAQNVEIID; encoded by the coding sequence ATGGCAGAACGAGAACTTGGCGTTGTCAAATGGTTCAACGGCGAAAAGGGCTATGGTTTCATTGCCCGCGACAGCGGCGAAAAAGACGTCTTTGTTCACTTCACGGCGATCAATGCTGAGGGTTTCCGGACCCTCCGCGAAGGTCAGCGTGTTGAGTTTGAAGTCGTCCAGGGTCAAAAAGGCCCCCAGGCTCAGAATGTTGAAATCATTGACTGA
- a CDS encoding RHS repeat-associated core domain-containing protein yields the protein MINTSGQEVAKRSYLPFGETWGVSATELPTDYTYTGQREAAEIGLKYYVARWYDSEIGHFIQADTIVPKPGNPLAWNRYAYVNYRPLIHTDPSGHWLGGDYYDPACAETITEQEDYIRMVYSIGLYSDSGVSSTPSPRKSPTPTPAPPLEPPSTPTPSPIGYDTSPSHTPTPLPEEILIGPIFPDLGLAFSVSVEQAMGTGYYGTIAETGLVWINGQHTFVSVGESNPSSVGMSEGINFGLSWGVNSTTDFEGWGQEAGISIPFGIPIGPIVIPVSVAAGLSFDLDGGILGIGKITGITISPQLGPEAGFNWSSAFTTIVGD from the coding sequence GTGATTAACACATCCGGTCAGGAAGTGGCTAAACGTTCCTATCTGCCTTTTGGCGAAACCTGGGGCGTCAGCGCAACTGAACTGCCGACTGACTACACCTACACAGGACAGCGGGAAGCTGCAGAGATTGGATTAAAGTATTATGTGGCGCGCTGGTATGACAGTGAGATTGGGCATTTCATCCAGGCGGATACGATTGTGCCAAAGCCAGGAAATCCTCTGGCGTGGAATAGGTATGCATACGTTAATTATCGTCCATTGATACATACTGATCCATCTGGTCATTGGTTGGGTGGAGATTATTATGATCCCGCTTGCGCAGAGACTATTACAGAACAAGAAGACTATATACGAATGGTTTATTCTATAGGTCTATATTCAGATTCTGGTGTTTCTTCAACACCATCACCAAGAAAGAGTCCTACGCCTACACCTGCTCCTCCATTGGAACCGCCTTCTACTCCAACCCCATCACCCATTGGTTATGACACATCTCCTTCTCATACCCCAACACCATTACCCGAAGAAATATTGATAGGGCCGATTTTCCCCGATCTGGGTTTGGCTTTTTCCGTCTCAGTAGAACAGGCAATGGGAACTGGTTATTATGGTACGATTGCAGAAACCGGATTAGTATGGATAAATGGGCAACATACATTTGTCTCAGTTGGCGAGTCAAACCCATCTTCAGTAGGGATGTCGGAAGGAATAAATTTTGGGTTGTCATGGGGAGTAAATTCGACTACTGATTTCGAGGGTTGGGGTCAAGAGGCTGGAATTTCTATTCCATTTGGCATTCCGATTGGGCCAATTGTAATACCTGTTAGCGTAGCTGCTGGTCTATCCTTCGATTTAGACGGAGGTATTCTGGGTATTGGTAAAATCACAGGCATAACAATTTCTCCTCAGCTGGGACCAGAGGCTGGGTTTAATTGGAGTTCTGCTTTTACAACTATAGTTGGAGATTAG